Below is a window of Virgibacillus sp. NKC19-3 DNA.
CTCAAAAAATACAATACCAGCAACATAATGGGCAATAAAACGTAAACTTGATCCCAAGAGTACTCCTAACGTAATATATGAAAGATAAGCTTTTGTCCTACCTTCTTTAACTGCTTGCTGAACTTGCTTAGCAAAAACACCTGCAAAACCCAAAACGGTAAAAGCAAGCCCATATTCAATCAAGCCTTGCAGTGGGTGCAGAATATAGGACACACCTACAGCAACCTGCATAATCCCCCATAGGAATCCGGATAACAGCCCTCCTTTTAATCCCCAGCGAAATGCAACGATAAATATAGGTATCATGGCAAATGAAATCGAACCACCCATTGCCCATATTTTAAATGATAGACCCGGGATAATATCCAGAAGTAATGCTAGTGCCGTGAAAATTGCAACCTCAACTAAAAATAATATTTTGTTGGAACTCATTTTATTACCTCCCCTTTTTAAAGCAATCTACACAAAAAAAGCAATGCCAAGGGGAAGACTTCCTGATGGAGGAATCCGCTCACATTACTTTTATCCCATCAAAAAACCACCATCCCTACGCTAGTACTAACTAACAGGTTCGAAGGGTCAGAACAAAATTGTTCACTCTCAGCCAAACGGCTCCCCCTGCAGGCTTTTCATTCACTTTTTTTGTTACCTACTATTCTACCTCATATAG
It encodes the following:
- the thiT gene encoding energy-coupled thiamine transporter ThiT produces the protein MSSNKILFLVEVAIFTALALLLDIIPGLSFKIWAMGGSISFAMIPIFIVAFRWGLKGGLLSGFLWGIMQVAVGVSYILHPLQGLIEYGLAFTVLGFAGVFAKQVQQAVKEGRTKAYLSYITLGVLLGSSLRFIAHYVAGIVFFESAIEGQPVWIYSLVYNISYMLPSFILCTAIVFFLFHKQPRTLVKTA